The DNA sequence GAAATACTGGGCGGGCTGACAACTTTCCTCGCCATGGCCTACATTTTATTCGTCAATCCATCGGTTCTCGCACCGACGGGAATGGACGAAGGGGCCGTTTACGTAGCCACAGCTCTTGCCGCAGCTATCGGGACGATCATGATGGGTGTTGTGGCCCGTTATCCGATTGCACTCGCACCGGGTATGGGACTGAACGCATTTTTTACATATTCCGTCGTTATTGGTATGGGGATTCCCTGGGAAACAGCCCTGCTTGGAGTATTTGTTTCTGGTATTATATTTATTATTATTACTTTAGTAGGCATACGTGAATTTATCATTAATGCGATACCAGCTGAACTGAAATATGCAGCCGGCGCCGGTATTGGACTGTTTATTGCTTTTATCGGTCTGCAGAATGCAGAAATTGTTGTTATGTCGGAGGCTACGCTCGTCGACATCGGAAATCTGGGAGCGCCGAATACGCTGCTTGCTGTTGCCGGTATTTTTATCACTGTCATTTTCATGAGCCTCGGATTCAAAGGCGGTATTTTTTACGGAATGGTTCTGACGGCACTGATTGGTGTGGCTGCAGGGGTTATTGCAACACCGAACGCGATTGTAGGCTCTGTCCCGAGTCTTGCTCCTACATTCGGAGCTGCTTTTACCCCGTTTGCTGAAATGGGGCTCGGGGAGATTTTTACAATTGAATTGATGATTGTCATTCTTACATTTCTATTTGTAGACTTTTTCGATACGGCAGGAACGCTTTATGCCGTAGCTCATCAGGCGGGCTTCACAAAGGATAACAAGCTGCCGCGTGCCCAGCGTGCCCTGCTTGCAGATTCCTCGGCTACATCGATCGGGGCTGTGCTTGGTACTTCGACGACGACGGCTTATATTGAATCTTCAGCTGGTATAGCTGCGGGAGCAAGATCCGGATTTGCTTCGGTTGTCACAGGTATTCTCT is a window from the Alkalicoccus halolimnae genome containing:
- a CDS encoding NCS2 family permease; the encoded protein is MNRYFRFDELGTNYNREILGGLTTFLAMAYILFVNPSVLAPTGMDEGAVYVATALAAAIGTIMMGVVARYPIALAPGMGLNAFFTYSVVIGMGIPWETALLGVFVSGIIFIIITLVGIREFIINAIPAELKYAAGAGIGLFIAFIGLQNAEIVVMSEATLVDIGNLGAPNTLLAVAGIFITVIFMSLGFKGGIFYGMVLTALIGVAAGVIATPNAIVGSVPSLAPTFGAAFTPFAEMGLGEIFTIELMIVILTFLFVDFFDTAGTLYAVAHQAGFTKDNKLPRAQRALLADSSATSIGAVLGTSTTTAYIESSAGIAAGARSGFASVVTGILFLIALLFSPLLAVVTESVTAPALIIVGVLMASAIANIDWKRFEIAVPAFFTMIAMPLTYSIATGIALGFIMYPITMVCKGRYKEVHPIMYVLFVVFILYFVYLGE